The window AAATTCACAAACTAAGAGCATATAAACACAATCAATTGGTTTGAACATAAAGAGAATCTAACCTGAGTTCTACCAATTTCCTACAACACCAATTTCTCTTCTCTACTCTCTCTCTCTCTCTCTCTATCAGTGAACTCAAAGAAAACATATGGAAAACTCTGAATACTAACCTCTATTTATATGGTCTGGAAAGAGAGAAGAACGTGGAGTCCAAGAAAGACTAAAGAAAGTCAAATTGAGCACTTCAACTCAATTCTTATCCATCTGGAAACTTAGTCTCCAAGAATTTTGACATCTTCTGCTTAATGAAGTCGGCTGCTAGGTGTTTCAAGGACGGTTTCTGGGTTTCATGGCGGTAATGTTTCGGATTGGGAAACATCTGGTTGGAAGAAAGAAGAAGTCGATGAAGAAGAGAGGATAAACCTTTGAGTTTAATGGTCGGAAGGAAGAAGGTGAAGGAGAAGAAGCAGAAGGCTCTGAAGGAGAAGAAGCAGAAGGCTCTGAAGGAGAAGAAGAAGAGGACGACGTCGTTCTGCCTGAATGAAAAACTCTTTCCTATAGCTATCAAATTTGGGCTTGGGTTTTGTATTTGGATATTGAGGTTGGATAAAANNNNNNNNNNNNNNNNNNNNNNNNNNNNNNNNNNNNNNNNNNNNNNNNNNNNNNNNNNNNNNNNNNNNNNNNNNNNNNNNNNNNNNNNNNNNNNNNNNNNNNNNNNNNNNNNNNNNNNNNNNNNNNNNNNNNNNNNNNNNNNNNNNNNNNNNNNNNNNNNNNNNNNNNNNNNNNNNNNNNNNNNNNNNNNNNNNNNNNNNNNNNNNNNNNNNNNNNNNNNNNNNNNNNNNNNNNNNNNNNNNNNNNNNNNNNNNNNNNNNNNNNNNNNNNNNNNNNNNNNNNNNNNNNNNNNNNNNNNNNNNNNNNNNNNNNNNNNNNNNNNNNNNNNNNNNNNNNNNNNNNNNNNNNNNNNNNNNNNNNNNNNNNNNNNNNNNNNNNNNNNNNNNNNNNNNNNNNNNNNNNNNNNNCGGGTTGTCACAGTAGCACTCCGACAAGGGGTAAACCATAGCACGACGGCTCCAACCTAATAAGAAATCGAGGTGTCGTTTGTGAAATCTTGACAACTCGTTAACTCAAGGACAAGTTAAGACTTGAGAGCTTATCCTTTTTCTGGAGCTCAATAGCATCATTTGCTTTTCATTCTAGTCCTAATTTTGTACTTTTAATAGATTTCCATTCATATCAAGAAAAAAAAAACTAATTCACATGAACAAGTCCAAACTATTACCGAGTATCATTGGATTTTGTGGCATAGTTTCCACTTATGAAGTGGAAAGTTGTGAGTTTGACTAACGATAGAGTAATTGTAACATTTGAAGACATTTACTAAAAGGAACTATTAAACCGACCATAGTTTTTCCAAAATCACCACAAGTTTCTAAACCACTCACATTTTTTCTAATATTTTGAAATTTCGTTTAGATTCTTCTTTCAAAATTCAACCATAAATTTCTAAAACCGTCCGCAGTTTTTTGTGACGCCAATTGTTTTCTTTCAAAACCGCCATTCTAGAATGGTATATTCAACCTATAAAAACGGCTAGAGACTGCATTGCACAAAGATATTAATCAAATCTCCTCTCTACAACTAATGAAAATGGTGATTGAGGATGCAGAGGACTCTAAAGTCATAGACGAAGTGGAAGATGTTGGAAATTGCAAAGACTGTGGTATTCAAGTTCAATCGAATCAATGATTTACCAGATCTAAAGGTAGATGACCATATACATGTACACACTTCTCTTTCTACTAATGTTTTTTATTTTGTTCATCTTGTGCCCCTTCTTGATTTTTCCTTGTTCTTAATTTGTGTTTTATGGCTAAACTTTCACTTTCTTTGCTTCTGTGATAATTTGGTCATAGTATAACAGTGTGGCTATTGAGACCTCCACATTTGCTTAATATACATCTCATTCTTTCTACACCTCCTTTTTACTTTTTAATATAAGTATTTTTTAACTAGACCTCATTTCAAATTCCTAACATAACCTTAGTTATTTATTGACATATATTTCAATTAGTTACTTACTTTACCTTTTAGGGAGCCCTTCTAGTGAGGACCATTAAGTTGAGGACTTGGTGATGACTTTTCGGTTTATGGTTTAAAAGACCCAATTTTCTATCACAGTTTGACATCTTATCCGTTCAGTTTTTAGGTTTATATGAGTAAATCATTTATACAAATTTTCACCCAAATTGGTGTTTGTTAAGATAACAAACTAGATCAAATTAATTGACGAACCAAATCTGTCAAATATAAACTGTTCAAATTCATAATTGATAAATCACACTTATGAATGTTTTAACAATTTTCAATATAACTGAAAATTTGAAGAAATGATCTACTCATAAATACTTATAAACTGAACGGTCAAGATGTAGATATAAGATCGAAAGGTGGGATAAGCCGAAAAGTCATCACCAAGTCCTCAACTTAAGGGTCCTCACTAGAAGGGCTTCCTTACCTTTTATTCACTCAATATACCTCTCATTCTTTTTTTTCTTTTTTTTTACCTTTTTGTTTTTGAACATCCATTATCCCTACCTTTATTTTTTATTATTTTTTTATGCAAGAGAATGTTTTATCATGAACTATTCTATATATCTTTTTAACTTTTGTTTTTCTCTTTTGTAAGTGTTATTTTTTCTCTGTTTTTTTATTTTGAATAATTTGATCTCTATTTTATACCTCATAATAAATTATTTTAACATATATACATTTTCTATAATCAATATATATATATTTACAAAAATATTTATGCACGTTGCAAGTATATGCGTTCATCATGTATGATAATACAAAATTTTATGTCACATGATCGATATTTGATCATTGTTTTAGCTCTTATGAACTATATATATATATATTGTCTGTTTCTGGTTGCGGACGTCCGTACGGGTTTTCCGCCTTTTCTTCACCATTCCAACGCCGACGACGCCGTTTCTTCTCCCTGACGTGATCCCAGACCTCCCCCGACGGTGTTGGAATGAAGAAGAAGGCCGGAGAGATCGCGATCGGAGGTCTGTGCNNNNNNNNNNNNNNNNNNNNNNNNNNNNNNNNNNNNNNNNNNNNNNNNNNNNNNNNNNNNNNNNNNNNNNNNNNNNNNNNNNNNNNNNNNNNNNNNNNNNNNNNNNCACTCAGAACTTCACGACCGGTCATGGTGGACCTCCGATCGCGATCTCTCCGGGCCTTCTTCATTCCAACACCGTCGGGGGAGGTCTAGGATCACGTCAGGGAGAAGAAACGGCGTCGCCGGCGCTGGAATGGTGGAGAAACGGCGGAAATCCGTACGGAAAACCCGTACAGACGTCCGCACTTGATAATCCTTGTGTGTGTGTATATATATATATATATGCTTTAATAAAAAGAAATTGGAAAACGAAAATATATAAGGAAAATAATAAAGAATGTAATAAATTATTATTGAATTGGAAAGTCTAGAGAGAAAAACTATAATATTTCTTTTTGTATAATTATTGTCCTTAATAGTCATTATGTATGAGGATATATATGTCATTTAATAATTCAAAATAGAATGAGGTTTAATGAGCAAATTTAAAGGTCTCAATAACCGCATTCATAGTATAAACCACTTATTTCGATTTCGAAATCGAAAAGAACAAAGCACTGTTTTAGGACCATTTTGATCGAGAAATGACAATATTAATTTTGCTGCTATAAATACTTTCATTAACGTTCAAACTCCCGAGGATTCTGTGGTAAAAACTAAAAATATCTAAAATTTATATTTGGGCAAGCTGAGGGATTCGTTGAAATTTATAGAATACTTTCTTGTGCAGGAACAGCAGTACACTACCGGCCAGTCCGGCCGGTATACCTGAACCCCATAAGCTCATTCTTGATGATGCTGAAGCTCGTCCCTTTTTCTCTTAGTATGGGGGAATAGTGGCACTATGGCGGTTTGGGAAGAGCTAAAGTGTTTGCGGTGGCCGTGAAAACTTCTTCCAAACCTTCAGGCTTCAGGCTCTTCAAGAAGAACTTGGGGTGAAAGCATCGGTGAAGAACTTCAGAAGGACGCTGTTGAAAGGAATAGAATCAATAGATCGAATCATCGAAACCAAGTTTTGTACACTATAAGGGAACTACATAGAATACTCCTGCGTGCTTGTAATCTTGTATATGATTCGGAGGTTTTGGGTCTCATGTGGCACACACTGCCTCACTATGAAGTTTTGTTAAAACGAGTTGTAAACCAAACACTGATCAATTGTTTTATAATTTGTAAATCTGATCGAGATTCTTTTTGAGAATTATGCATTACATTTCTTTGACCGTCATCTTTGTATATTGATCTTATTCACCATTCATGCCCTTGCATTAACCCAAGTTTTATTTAAGGGGCATGCGTTTTTTGTGCAAATCACGTCGTTTACAAATAGAGAGAGGACGACATAAAAATAAAAAGTTACTAAAATAAGAACTTTGGGAACTTTTTTGCTATTAACACACATACCCTCTCATTTGTAACAAAAAGCAATAGAAAACAAGAACAAAAAAAACTTGAAGACATTTAACTTGTTATATTATAACTGCATCTATGCCTCTTTTCTCTTAATCAGAGGAGCAGTGGCATTCATTTTGTGTATAAACTGTTACTAATAAAACAAAACATGAATACAACCGAGTTTCACTCTCCAAAATAGCTTACAAAAGGATCACTCTGTTCTTAAAGCCTTTATCCAATCAATTTCCAGCTTGAAATCACCTGGACCAGATCTAGCACCCGGGACACCACCTTCTGCATTCACTGAGAGAGACATACCAACAACGCGAGCAGGATTCATTTCCATTTCTGCATCTATAACATTCCCTCTCCATGTTGGCAGATAACGAGAAAGAGGGATCTGGAAGATGATGCAAAAATGAACAGAGCTCCCAAGTCAACAGTATATTAATATTGCCTAAACAAGGTTGTAACACAGATGCATAAGCTGTAACTAAACAAGGTTTTCATTGATCCAACAAATGCATAAGCTGTAAATTGTTCTGGTGTTGTGCTATTACTATGAATTTTGGTTCATTCTATACCAGATGATCAACAGTATTGTGAGCTAGGCAGAACTAAATACTGTTTTCTTTTTCTTTTATTTGTACAGAGGCAGGAGGATTTTGATAAGCCAACAAATAAGAAATGGCTATGTATGAGAGAGTTACGTCCAAGTATCAGAAAACTAAGCAAGACATAATGAGGTAAACAGAACTTGCCTTTGCAATGTACCAGTTGTCTTTGGGTACAAAAACAAAAGCCTGCCATATATTATCTTCTTCTTGTCCAGGGGAATTTACCCAGTTTTCTGTATAAATCTGCATATGCCAGTCCAACAATAACTAACAATAGTGAAAAAAGAACAGAAAAAGAGAGAGAACAGAAAAATGGAAAATGGAAAGACAATCCCCTCGGGCTCCTCTCACTACTTGATCAAGACAAGAATAATCACCGTAGATATGTAGGATCTTCCATCTCCTTTAACTTTTAGTGATATGGTATCATATGGCTCTAAATCAATGAAGCCATTGAACTGCGGAAGAAAATAGTACATTTCAAGCTAATGCAAAGAAGTTTTAAGTGGATACTACTATGCTGTAATTAAATCATTC of the Fragaria vesca subsp. vesca linkage group LG6, FraVesHawaii_1.0, whole genome shotgun sequence genome contains:
- the LOC101310718 gene encoding probable complex I intermediate-associated protein 30-like, with translation MSRFRSLLQATKKALTWNVEDLVPPSERFIFNFKSKDELKKWHLYSDSEYGGLSSASLEISDTGNGSNGIFSGNLSSDFAEGSKWKMNRSGFCGMRSKKFNGFIDLEPYDTISLKVKGDGRSYISTIYTENWVNSPGQEEDNIWQAFVFVPKDNWYIAKIPLSRYLPTWRGNVIDAEMEMNPARVVGMSLSVNAEGGVPGARSGPGDFKLEIDWIKALRTE